A part of Eschrichtius robustus isolate mEscRob2 chromosome 20, mEscRob2.pri, whole genome shotgun sequence genomic DNA contains:
- the BIRC5 gene encoding baculoviral IAP repeat-containing protein 5, translating into MSAPSLPPAWQLYLKDHRISTFKNWPFLEGCACTPERMAAAGFIHCPTENEPDLAQCFFCFKELEGWEPDDDPIEEHKKHSSGCAFLSVKKQFEELTLSEFLKLDKERAKNKIAKETNNKQKEFEETAKKVRCAIEQLAASE; encoded by the exons ATGAGTGCCCCGTCGTTGCCCCCGGCCTGGCAGCTCTACCTCAAGGACCACCGCATCTCCACATTTAAGAACTGGCCCTTCTTGGAGGGCTGCGCCTGCACCCCGGAGCGA ATGGCCGCGGCCGGCTTCATCCACTGTCCCACTGAGAACGAGCCCGACTTGGCTCAGTGTTTCTTCTGCTTCAAGGAGTTGGAAGGCTGGGAGCCAGATGACGACCCTAT AGAAGAACATAAAAAGCATTCATCTGGTTGTGCTTTCCTTTCTGTCAAGAAGCAGTTTGAAGAATTAACCCTCAGCGAATTtttaaaactggataaagaaagaGCCAAGAACAAAATT gcaaaggaaaccaacaataagcagaaagaatttgaagaaactGCAAAGAAAGTCCGCTGTGCCATTGAGCAGCTGGCAGCCTCGGAGTGA